A genome region from Aurantiacibacter sp. MUD61 includes the following:
- the rplC gene encoding 50S ribosomal protein L3, with the protein MRTGVIAKKVGMTRLFQEDGRHVPVTVLSLEGCQVTGNRTAERDGYFSVQLGAGDAKHKNVNKPQREAFAKAEVGLKKKVAEFRVENEEGLLPVGATITADHFIAGQKVDITGHTVGKGFAGAMKRWGFGGLRATHGVSISHRSHGSTGNRQDPGKVFKNKKMAGHMGDRQRTQQNLEVVRTDSERGLIFVKGSVPGSKNGWLLVKDAVKLPLPEGAPFPGAMRRNADETASEDAAPGLVESGAEHEVNPEVDVETQRKLAAQQDAGAGTESGTPPADDANTKNEEG; encoded by the coding sequence ATGCGCACAGGCGTGATCGCAAAGAAAGTCGGGATGACCCGCCTGTTTCAGGAGGATGGACGTCACGTTCCCGTGACCGTTCTTTCGCTGGAAGGGTGCCAGGTCACTGGCAATCGCACTGCAGAGCGTGATGGATATTTCTCCGTCCAGCTCGGCGCGGGCGATGCCAAGCACAAGAATGTCAACAAGCCGCAGCGCGAAGCTTTCGCCAAGGCTGAAGTCGGCCTGAAGAAGAAGGTCGCCGAATTCCGTGTCGAGAATGAGGAAGGTCTCCTTCCCGTCGGCGCGACGATCACGGCGGACCACTTCATTGCGGGCCAGAAGGTCGATATCACGGGTCACACCGTTGGTAAGGGCTTTGCCGGCGCCATGAAGCGCTGGGGCTTCGGTGGTCTGCGTGCGACGCACGGCGTTTCCATCTCGCACCGTTCGCACGGTTCGACGGGTAACCGCCAGGATCCGGGCAAGGTCTTCAAGAATAAGAAGATGGCCGGTCACATGGGCGATCGTCAGCGTACGCAGCAGAACCTCGAGGTTGTGCGTACGGACTCCGAGCGTGGCCTGATCTTCGTGAAGGGCTCTGTCCCCGGTTCGAAGAATGGCTGGCTGCTGGTGAAGGACGCTGTGAAGCTCCCGCTTCCCGAAGGTGCTCCGTTCCCCGGCGCCATGCGTCGCAACGCTGATGAAACCGCTTCCGAAGATGCAGCTCCCGGCCTGGTCGAGAGCGGTGCAGAACACGAAGTGAACCCCGAAGTCGATGTAGAGACCCAGCGCAAGCTGGCGGCTCAGCAGGACGCGGGTGCAGGTACCGAAAGCGGCACTCCGCCGGCTGACGATGCCAACACCAAGAACGAGGAAGGCTAA
- the rpsJ gene encoding 30S ribosomal protein S10 yields the protein MDAQNIRIRLKAFDHRVLDQATGEIADTARRTGALIRGPIPLPTRIEKFTVNRGPHIDKKSREQFEVRTYKRLLDIVQPNAQTVDALMKLDLAAGVNVEIKLA from the coding sequence ATGGACGCTCAGAATATTCGCATTCGCCTCAAGGCCTTCGATCACCGCGTGCTCGACCAGGCAACTGGTGAGATCGCGGACACCGCCCGTCGTACGGGTGCTCTTATTCGTGGTCCGATTCCTCTTCCGACGCGCATTGAGAAGTTCACCGTGAACCGCGGCCCGCACATCGACAAGAAGTCGCGCGAGCAGTTCGAGGTGCGCACCTACAAGCGGCTGCTCGACATCGTGCAGCCCAATGCCCAGACCGTCGACGCGCTGATGAAGCTCGACCTGGCAGCTGGCGTGAACGTCGAAATCAAGTTGGCCTAA
- the tuf gene encoding elongation factor Tu, giving the protein MAKEKFERNKPHCNIGTIGHVDHGKTTLTAAITKVMAEEYGGAAVDFANIDKAPEERERGITISTAHVEYETDARHYAHVDCPGHADYVKNMITGAAQMDGAILVVNAADGPMPQTREHILLARQVGVPALVVYMNKVDQVDDEEILELVELEVRELLSSYDFDGDNIAIVKGSALAALEGRDDEIGKNSIIELMKAVDEHIPQPDRPVDQSFLMPIEDVFSISGRGTVVTGRVETGVVNVGDEVEIVGIKDTTKTTVTGVEMFRKLLDSGQAGDNIGALIRGVGRDEVERGQVLAKPGSVTPHTDFSAEVYVLSKDEGGRHTPFFANYRPQFYFRTTDVTGEVILPEGTEMVMPGDNVTIDVKLIAPIAMDEGLRFAIREGGRTVGSGVVAKISK; this is encoded by the coding sequence ATGGCGAAGGAAAAATTTGAGCGGAACAAGCCGCACTGCAACATCGGCACCATCGGTCACGTCGACCACGGCAAGACCACGCTGACTGCTGCGATCACCAAGGTGATGGCTGAGGAATACGGCGGTGCTGCTGTCGATTTCGCAAACATCGACAAGGCTCCGGAAGAGCGCGAGCGTGGTATCACCATCTCGACCGCTCACGTGGAATACGAAACCGACGCGCGTCACTACGCACACGTCGATTGCCCGGGCCACGCTGACTATGTGAAGAACATGATCACCGGTGCTGCGCAGATGGACGGCGCTATCCTGGTTGTGAACGCTGCTGACGGCCCGATGCCGCAGACCCGCGAGCACATCCTGCTTGCCCGTCAGGTCGGCGTTCCGGCTCTGGTCGTTTACATGAACAAGGTTGACCAGGTTGACGACGAGGAAATCCTCGAGCTCGTCGAACTGGAAGTTCGCGAACTGCTTTCGAGCTACGACTTCGACGGCGACAACATCGCCATCGTCAAGGGTTCGGCCCTGGCCGCTCTCGAAGGTCGTGACGACGAAATCGGCAAGAACTCCATCATCGAACTGATGAAGGCTGTCGACGAGCACATCCCGCAGCCGGATCGTCCGGTTGACCAGTCGTTCCTGATGCCGATCGAAGACGTGTTCTCGATCTCGGGTCGTGGTACGGTTGTGACCGGTCGTGTTGAAACCGGCGTTGTGAACGTTGGCGACGAAGTCGAAATCGTCGGCATCAAGGACACCACCAAGACGACCGTGACCGGCGTCGAAATGTTCCGCAAGCTGCTCGATTCGGGCCAGGCTGGCGACAACATCGGTGCCCTGATCCGCGGTGTTGGCCGTGACGAAGTCGAGCGTGGTCAGGTTCTGGCCAAGCCGGGTTCGGTTACGCCGCACACCGACTTCAGCGCCGAAGTCTACGTCCTGTCGAAGGACGAAGGTGGCCGTCACACGCCGTTCTTCGCCAACTACCGTCCGCAGTTCTACTTCCGTACGACTGACGTGACCGGCGAAGTGATCTTGCCGGAAGGCACCGAAATGGTGATGCCGGGCGACAACGTGACCATCGACGTCAAGCTGATCGCACCGATCGCTATGGACGAAGGTCTGCGCTTCGCAATCCGTGAAGGCGGTCGTACCGTCGGCTCGGGCGTGGTCGCCAAGATCAGCAAGTAA
- the fusA gene encoding elongation factor G → MARDYPLERYRNIGIMAHIDAGKTTTTERILYYTGKSYKIGEVHDGAATMDWMEQEQERGITITSAATTTFWTAEDPTMDVMSSPEDLRANQPKHRINIIDTPGHVDFTIEVERSLRVLDGAVAVFDGVAGVEPQSETVWRQADKYGVPRMCFINKLDRTGADFYYCVQSIIDRLGATPLVLYLPIGAESNLQGVVDLVGNRAIVWDNEQLGATYSHEEIPADLADKAAEYREQLIETVVEQDDEVMEAYLEGQIPDVPTLKRLIRKGTMARDFVPVLCGSAFKNKGVQPLLDAVVDYMPAPTDVPAIKGVLLDGETEEKRPSSDDEPFAALAFKIMNDPFVGSLTFTRIYSGKLSKGSVLNSVKDKREKIGRMLLMHSNNREDIEEAFAGDIVALAGMKETTTGDTLCDPANPIILERMEFPDPVIELSVEPKTKADQEKMGVALNRLAAEDPSFRVTTDHESGQTIIKGMGELHLDILVDRMKREFKVEANVGAPQVAYREYLGKPVDVDYTHKKQSGGSGQFGRVKVKVTPGERGQGFVFEDEIKGGNIPKEYIPAIEKGFREQAESGHLVGFPIIDFTVNLYDGAYHDVDSSAIAFEIAGRGAMREVAERSGIKLLEPIMKVEVVTPEDYLGDVIGDLNSRRGQIQGTDSRGNAQAVEANVPLANMFGYVNELRSFTQGRAQYTMQFSHYDEVPASVAQEVKEKLA, encoded by the coding sequence ATGGCCCGCGACTATCCGCTGGAGCGCTATCGCAATATCGGCATCATGGCGCACATCGATGCCGGTAAGACCACCACGACCGAGCGTATTCTTTACTACACCGGCAAGTCCTACAAGATCGGCGAAGTGCACGATGGTGCCGCGACGATGGACTGGATGGAGCAGGAGCAGGAGCGCGGGATCACGATTACGTCTGCTGCGACCACGACTTTCTGGACCGCCGAAGATCCGACGATGGACGTGATGTCCTCGCCCGAAGATCTGCGCGCGAACCAGCCCAAGCACCGCATCAACATCATCGACACGCCGGGCCACGTGGACTTCACCATCGAAGTCGAACGCTCGCTGCGCGTGCTCGACGGAGCTGTGGCAGTTTTCGACGGCGTCGCCGGCGTTGAGCCGCAGTCCGAAACCGTCTGGCGCCAGGCCGACAAGTACGGCGTTCCGCGCATGTGCTTCATCAATAAGTTGGACCGCACCGGTGCCGATTTCTATTACTGCGTGCAGTCGATCATCGACCGCCTCGGCGCAACGCCGCTGGTGCTGTATCTCCCGATCGGTGCCGAGAGCAATCTGCAGGGCGTCGTCGACCTCGTCGGCAACCGTGCGATCGTTTGGGATAACGAACAGCTTGGTGCAACTTACTCGCACGAAGAGATCCCGGCTGATCTCGCGGACAAGGCTGCCGAATACCGCGAGCAGCTGATCGAAACCGTGGTCGAGCAGGACGACGAAGTGATGGAAGCCTATCTCGAAGGCCAGATCCCTGATGTCCCGACTCTGAAGCGCCTGATCCGCAAGGGTACCATGGCGCGCGATTTCGTTCCCGTGCTTTGCGGCTCTGCATTCAAGAACAAGGGCGTTCAGCCGCTGCTCGATGCTGTGGTCGACTACATGCCGGCCCCGACCGACGTTCCTGCGATCAAGGGGGTGCTGCTCGACGGCGAGACCGAAGAGAAGCGTCCGTCTTCCGACGACGAGCCATTCGCAGCGCTCGCCTTCAAGATCATGAACGACCCGTTCGTCGGCTCGCTCACCTTTACCCGTATCTACTCGGGCAAGCTCTCCAAGGGCTCCGTACTGAACTCGGTGAAGGACAAGCGCGAGAAAATCGGTCGCATGCTGCTGATGCACTCCAACAACCGTGAAGACATCGAAGAAGCATTTGCTGGCGACATCGTGGCTCTGGCCGGGATGAAGGAAACCACCACGGGCGATACCCTGTGCGATCCTGCCAACCCGATCATCCTCGAGCGCATGGAATTCCCCGATCCTGTTATCGAACTGTCGGTGGAACCCAAGACCAAGGCCGACCAGGAAAAGATGGGCGTCGCGCTCAACCGCCTGGCCGCCGAGGATCCGAGCTTCCGCGTCACCACCGATCACGAATCGGGCCAGACGATCATCAAGGGCATGGGCGAGCTTCACCTCGACATCCTCGTCGATCGCATGAAGCGCGAGTTCAAGGTCGAAGCCAACGTGGGCGCGCCCCAGGTTGCTTATCGTGAGTATCTCGGCAAGCCTGTCGACGTCGACTACACCCACAAGAAGCAGTCGGGTGGCTCGGGCCAATTCGGCCGCGTCAAGGTCAAGGTCACCCCTGGTGAGCGCGGCCAGGGCTTCGTGTTCGAAGACGAAATCAAGGGCGGTAACATTCCGAAGGAATATATCCCTGCGATCGAAAAGGGCTTCCGCGAGCAGGCTGAAAGCGGCCACCTCGTCGGTTTCCCGATCATCGACTTCACCGTAAACCTGTATGACGGCGCGTACCATGACGTCGACTCCTCGGCGATCGCGTTCGAAATCGCCGGCCGTGGCGCAATGCGCGAAGTGGCCGAGCGTTCGGGCATCAAGCTGCTTGAGCCGATCATGAAGGTTGAAGTCGTCACTCCCGAGGATTACCTCGGCGACGTGATCGGCGACCTCAACTCGCGTCGTGGTCAGATCCAGGGTACCGACAGCCGCGGCAATGCCCAGGCGGTCGAAGCTAACGTGCCGCTCGCAAACATGTTCGGCTACGTGAACGAGCTGCGTTCCTTCACCCAGGGACGTGCGCAGTACACGATGCAGTTCAGCCACTATGACGAAGTACCGGCAAGTGTGGCGCAAGAGGTCAAGGAGAAGCTTGCCTAA
- the rpsG gene encoding 30S ribosomal protein S7, whose product MSRRRRPEKREILPDPKFKDQVLSKFMNNLMLDGKKAVAEGIVYSALDTVEAKAKTDPVALFHDALNNIKPQVEVRSRRVGGATYQVPVEVRPERAQALAIRWLIGAARGRAETTMSARLSAELMDAANNRGNAVKKREDTHRMADANRAFSHYRW is encoded by the coding sequence ATGTCACGTCGTCGTCGTCCCGAGAAGCGGGAAATCCTGCCCGATCCGAAGTTCAAGGATCAGGTTCTGTCGAAGTTCATGAACAACCTCATGCTGGACGGTAAGAAGGCCGTTGCTGAGGGCATCGTGTACAGTGCGCTCGATACGGTTGAAGCCAAGGCCAAGACCGATCCGGTTGCGCTGTTCCATGACGCGCTGAACAACATCAAGCCGCAGGTCGAGGTTCGCTCGCGCCGTGTGGGTGGTGCTACGTATCAGGTGCCGGTCGAGGTTCGCCCCGAGCGTGCCCAGGCTCTCGCCATTCGCTGGTTGATTGGTGCTGCCCGCGGCCGTGCCGAAACCACCATGAGCGCACGTCTCTCGGCCGAGCTGATGGATGCTGCCAACAACCGCGGCAACGCCGTCAAGAAGCGCGAAGACACGCACCGCATGGCCGACGCGAACCGCGCGTTCAGCCATTACCGCTGGTAA
- the rpsL gene encoding 30S ribosomal protein S12, whose protein sequence is MPTINQLVRKPRKPIVKKSKSAAMQSSPQKRGVCTRVYTTTPKKPNSALRKVAKIRLTNQREIIAYIPGEGHNLQEHSVVLIRGGRVRDLPGVRYHVLRGVLDTQGVKDRKQSRSKYGAKRPK, encoded by the coding sequence ATGCCGACTATTAACCAGCTGGTGCGCAAGCCGCGCAAGCCGATCGTGAAGAAGAGCAAGTCTGCAGCCATGCAGTCGAGCCCGCAGAAGCGTGGTGTTTGCACCCGCGTCTACACGACGACCCCGAAAAAGCCGAACTCCGCTCTGCGTAAGGTGGCCAAGATCCGCCTGACCAACCAGCGCGAGATCATCGCCTACATCCCGGGCGAAGGCCACAACCTCCAGGAACACTCCGTGGTGCTGATCCGCGGCGGCCGTGTGCGCGACCTTCCCGGTGTGCGCTACCACGTGCTGCGCGGCGTGCTCGACACGCAGGGTGTGAAGGACCGCAAGCAGTCGCGCTCCAAGTATGGTGCGAAGCGGCCTAAGTAA
- a CDS encoding MarR family winged helix-turn-helix transcriptional regulator — protein sequence MNDLVATRQSILDGLAENWSPAQIRELASSLLRLADSIDQDWTGSQPGSVFQWPNSINRIERNAINLAQKAKVIYRKREMRKKHIFPQLLGEPAWDMLLELFMQYAGGAKVSTTSLGHASHVPITTALRHISLLEDAGMIERSASEVDKRVTFVSLTEKGVVSVGRYLEDY from the coding sequence ATGAACGACCTCGTTGCGACACGCCAGTCGATCCTCGACGGGCTTGCAGAAAATTGGTCGCCTGCACAGATCCGGGAACTTGCCTCCAGTCTACTTCGATTGGCTGATTCGATCGACCAAGATTGGACAGGGTCGCAGCCTGGCTCAGTGTTCCAATGGCCAAATTCGATTAACCGCATTGAACGGAATGCCATCAACCTCGCTCAGAAGGCAAAGGTGATTTATCGCAAACGCGAAATGCGTAAGAAACATATCTTTCCGCAATTACTTGGTGAGCCTGCTTGGGACATGCTCTTGGAATTGTTCATGCAATACGCTGGCGGGGCGAAGGTCTCGACAACAAGCCTCGGCCATGCCTCACATGTGCCCATCACCACGGCCTTGAGGCATATATCACTTTTAGAAGATGCGGGCATGATTGAGAGATCGGCCTCTGAAGTGGACAAGCGCGTGACTTTTGTGAGCCTGACAGAGAAAGGCGTTGTTTCGGTTGGGCGTTATCTGGAGGATTACTGA
- a CDS encoding response regulator transcription factor has product MTDKQREVLDLLVQHKTSKEIARLLKISPHTVDQRISAARRKFGAQNRNELAAAYMSFVSETGQALIYGKSVYQSSHVETSNRSSEEGDGIAASHRRKAGEPGSISREKGRLPVVVHRVVPEPFEGRFGIVWRIAAIAAITLIFLIAILVGFAIFGQLSEMLR; this is encoded by the coding sequence TTGACTGACAAGCAGCGCGAGGTGCTTGATCTGCTAGTTCAGCACAAAACCTCAAAAGAGATTGCACGTCTACTCAAGATTTCCCCTCATACAGTGGATCAACGAATTTCGGCAGCACGCAGGAAATTTGGTGCCCAAAACCGCAATGAGCTTGCGGCGGCTTACATGAGTTTCGTGTCTGAGACCGGTCAGGCGCTAATATACGGAAAATCCGTATACCAATCTTCGCATGTCGAAACTTCCAATCGCAGCAGCGAAGAAGGTGATGGGATTGCAGCGTCGCACCGACGCAAGGCAGGGGAACCCGGCTCGATCAGTCGAGAAAAGGGCCGCCTCCCAGTGGTGGTGCATCGTGTAGTCCCAGAGCCTTTTGAAGGGCGCTTCGGGATAGTTTGGCGTATCGCAGCGATCGCTGCGATCACTCTGATTTTTCTGATCGCTATTCTCGTTGGATTTGCCATCTTCGGCCAATTGTCGGAGATGCTGCGCTAA
- a CDS encoding GNAT family N-acetyltransferase — MPTLQTERFTCRPLREGDEDAFWPAFSSEAQMRYWSCAPFTDKAALRDYLFDDKWGGRTWIAEPKEGGAPVFRMVAKSPHEAVAEVGYILVPGHERQGIASECLAAMITHLFRAEGFHRLFADVDPRNTPSSRLLARLGFTREAHLRDAMKTHIGWCDTWFWGLLADEWRE; from the coding sequence GTGCCCACATTGCAGACCGAACGCTTCACCTGCCGCCCTTTGCGCGAAGGGGATGAGGACGCATTCTGGCCCGCTTTCTCCAGTGAGGCGCAGATGCGGTACTGGTCCTGCGCTCCGTTCACCGACAAGGCGGCGCTGCGGGATTACCTCTTTGACGACAAATGGGGCGGGCGCACCTGGATCGCCGAGCCGAAGGAAGGCGGCGCGCCGGTGTTTCGCATGGTGGCAAAGTCCCCGCATGAGGCCGTGGCGGAGGTCGGCTATATCTTGGTGCCCGGGCATGAGCGGCAGGGGATTGCGAGCGAGTGCCTTGCGGCGATGATCACCCACCTGTTTCGGGCAGAGGGCTTCCACCGCCTGTTCGCCGATGTCGATCCGCGCAATACACCGTCCAGCCGCTTGCTCGCGCGGCTCGGCTTCACTCGGGAGGCGCATCTTCGCGATGCGATGAAGACGCATATCGGCTGGTGCGACACGTGGTTCTGGGGACTGCTGGCAGATGAATGGCGCGAATAG
- a CDS encoding winged helix-turn-helix domain-containing tetratricopeptide repeat protein — MRGGKVEEIRIGSHVLQPHRQLMRDGAHVHLGPRALAILTVLAEAAGEIVTKDELMEAVWPNVTVEENALQVHVAALRKALGEDASLLQTIRGIGYQVVQPDAPEHAVSSDSGSQPEPAPATSPRSSKSLHMAAIAALAVLVTAGVFWLASAFGSWGQSPSAGAAPQRIAVLPFDITGPADLRDRAEPMAASIAGNLSQLPDIELASDTATAAVVGQGLDPTQIADRLGVDHFIEGDVQAGEERLVGQLRLVDGRTGQAVWSTEVLGEPQYADEFGAVMLNRIAGIIVAYQAIGKGEVKLPDDLDPRARRAFMDGLALSSPTNFNDTAAALSKFQLAASIEPEFADAHAGIAYILAVGTNHSFSITPEDYSDLLQSSLDRAEALDPQSFLLRLARGFAVLHTLGDVGTGLQIAESLLEENPQSGRAHGLTALAQRYAGNGRAALEHIDQAIAADPFNKTLENARRRILIENGDHLAAGQSARDCRIDCWRAGLEWWEALSRDGEPFHFYQSIDSIAELYEDDRAYGAGSATRTESLIAHGRYIFRGDPNPFMQDYVDTGGTGGISHWVLMLWEYGFIDAGFDISMRTLEYAPASVILTFLDDHRLAPEEEIRADPRYHAIFDIPRFKAVADYRREQGLTTGLPVFPVQPYEED; from the coding sequence TTGCGAGGGGGCAAGGTGGAGGAAATCCGGATCGGATCGCATGTGCTGCAACCGCATCGCCAGCTGATGCGGGATGGTGCGCATGTGCATCTGGGGCCACGTGCACTCGCCATCCTGACCGTCCTTGCCGAAGCTGCCGGCGAGATCGTGACCAAGGACGAGCTGATGGAAGCCGTCTGGCCCAATGTCACAGTGGAAGAGAATGCGCTGCAAGTGCATGTCGCCGCGCTGCGCAAGGCACTGGGTGAAGACGCATCCCTGCTTCAGACCATTCGCGGCATCGGATACCAGGTGGTGCAGCCCGATGCGCCAGAGCATGCCGTCTCGAGTGATTCAGGATCACAGCCCGAACCCGCCCCCGCGACATCGCCGCGTTCTTCGAAGTCTCTACACATGGCCGCCATTGCGGCACTCGCGGTTCTAGTGACCGCCGGTGTGTTCTGGCTAGCAAGCGCTTTCGGAAGCTGGGGCCAGTCGCCGTCCGCAGGAGCTGCGCCGCAACGGATTGCCGTCCTGCCTTTCGACATTACCGGACCGGCCGACCTGCGCGACCGCGCAGAGCCGATGGCCGCGTCTATAGCCGGCAATTTGTCGCAGTTGCCCGATATCGAGCTAGCTTCGGATACGGCTACTGCGGCAGTGGTCGGGCAGGGTCTCGATCCAACCCAGATCGCCGACCGGCTAGGCGTAGACCACTTCATTGAAGGCGACGTGCAGGCGGGCGAGGAGCGGCTGGTGGGACAATTGCGCTTGGTCGATGGAAGGACCGGGCAAGCGGTGTGGAGCACCGAAGTGCTTGGCGAACCACAATATGCCGATGAATTCGGCGCGGTTATGCTCAACCGGATTGCTGGAATTATCGTAGCTTATCAGGCCATCGGAAAGGGAGAGGTCAAGCTTCCCGATGATCTCGATCCGCGCGCGCGCCGTGCCTTCATGGATGGTCTCGCGCTGTCTTCCCCCACCAATTTCAACGACACCGCCGCAGCGCTGAGCAAATTCCAGCTTGCCGCCTCCATCGAACCCGAATTCGCCGATGCGCATGCCGGAATCGCCTATATCCTTGCAGTCGGCACCAACCATTCCTTCTCGATCACTCCGGAAGATTATTCCGACCTGTTGCAGAGCTCACTCGATCGTGCCGAGGCTCTCGATCCGCAAAGCTTCCTGCTGCGCCTCGCACGCGGATTCGCTGTCCTGCACACATTAGGCGATGTCGGGACCGGTTTGCAGATTGCGGAGAGTTTGCTCGAAGAAAATCCGCAATCGGGCAGAGCGCATGGCTTGACGGCGCTGGCGCAAAGATATGCGGGCAATGGTCGGGCGGCGCTTGAACATATCGACCAGGCTATTGCCGCCGACCCGTTCAACAAAACATTGGAAAACGCACGCCGTCGCATCCTGATCGAGAATGGCGATCATCTCGCAGCCGGCCAGAGCGCGCGCGATTGTCGGATAGACTGCTGGCGAGCCGGGCTGGAATGGTGGGAAGCGTTGTCACGGGATGGTGAGCCCTTCCACTTCTACCAATCGATCGATTCCATCGCCGAGCTCTACGAGGATGACCGCGCCTACGGGGCGGGCTCAGCGACGCGCACGGAATCCCTTATTGCCCATGGTCGGTACATTTTCCGCGGCGATCCAAACCCCTTCATGCAAGACTATGTCGACACCGGCGGCACCGGCGGGATAAGCCACTGGGTCCTGATGTTATGGGAATATGGCTTTATCGATGCAGGCTTCGACATATCAATGCGCACGCTGGAATATGCGCCGGCATCGGTGATCCTGACTTTCCTTGACGACCATCGTCTTGCGCCCGAGGAGGAAATCCGCGCCGATCCGCGTTACCACGCGATTTTCGATATTCCCCGCTTCAAGGCCGTCGCCGATTACCGCCGCGAGCAGGGCCTGACGACTGGCCTGCCGGTCTTCCCCGTGCAGCCTTACGAGGAGGACTAG
- a CDS encoding UrcA family protein, with protein MTKTLTTLLALGLATASFAAPVHAQDDSRPDVRQIAVDFSDLDISDAGQMQELRTRVDRAVRRLCPARIEGPVRTLPNARQCRSALWEEAEVDLANLQQRTLIGQFARQTIRIGGTREERDLD; from the coding sequence ATGACCAAGACTTTGACCACGCTTCTCGCCCTCGGCCTTGCCACCGCCAGCTTTGCCGCACCGGTGCACGCACAGGATGACAGCCGACCCGATGTCCGTCAGATTGCGGTCGACTTTAGTGATCTCGATATTTCCGATGCAGGCCAGATGCAGGAGCTGCGCACACGGGTCGACCGTGCGGTGCGCCGGCTGTGCCCGGCCCGCATCGAAGGGCCCGTGCGCACGCTCCCCAACGCCCGCCAATGTCGCAGTGCGCTGTGGGAGGAAGCCGAAGTGGATCTCGCCAATTTGCAGCAGCGCACGCTGATCGGGCAATTTGCGCGGCAGACAATCCGCATCGGCGGTACCCGCGAGGAGCGCGATCTCGATTAA
- a CDS encoding zinc-dependent peptidase has translation MSYWPLILIALVVLGLVYRSIARRKKRARFLVTPLSDEQRAVIDRLVPMLRRLPEEHRPALEGKINLFLDQITFHGSGGLELKDEMRLSIAAQACLLVVNSPVWFDTLRTVLVYPTGFDTGRGTHDGFVVHEHDRGTLGESWDRGPVVLSWDHALRGGLDPDDGHNVVIHEFAHQLDALTGHTNGIPILRKGQRYDRWEKAMLEAYEGHVDRLDRGEHTLIDPYGATNHQEFFAEATVTFFEKPVPMRQQEPALYEQLSKLYALDPAGWD, from the coding sequence ATGTCCTACTGGCCCCTCATCCTCATCGCCCTTGTCGTGCTGGGCCTCGTCTATCGCAGCATTGCGCGGCGTAAGAAGCGGGCGCGGTTCCTGGTTACGCCGCTCAGCGACGAGCAGCGCGCGGTGATCGACCGGCTTGTGCCGATGTTGCGGCGCTTACCGGAGGAGCATCGCCCCGCGCTGGAAGGCAAGATCAACCTCTTCCTCGACCAGATCACGTTTCACGGCAGCGGCGGGCTCGAGCTGAAGGATGAAATGCGCCTGTCCATCGCGGCGCAGGCGTGCCTGCTGGTGGTCAACAGCCCGGTCTGGTTCGATACGCTGCGCACCGTGCTGGTCTATCCGACAGGCTTCGATACGGGGCGCGGTACTCACGATGGCTTTGTGGTGCATGAGCATGACAGGGGCACCTTGGGTGAGAGCTGGGACCGGGGTCCGGTCGTGCTTTCGTGGGATCACGCGCTGCGCGGCGGGCTCGATCCCGATGACGGCCACAATGTCGTCATCCACGAATTCGCGCACCAGCTCGACGCGCTGACGGGCCATACCAATGGCATCCCCATTTTGCGCAAAGGCCAGCGCTATGATCGGTGGGAGAAGGCCATGCTCGAGGCCTATGAAGGCCATGTCGATAGGCTCGATCGCGGCGAGCACACGCTGATCGATCCCTATGGCGCGACCAACCACCAGGAATTTTTCGCGGAGGCAACGGTCACGTTCTTCGAAAAGCCCGTGCCCATGCGGCAGCAGGAACCCGCTTTGTACGAGCAATTGTCAAAGCTCTACGCGCTTGACCCGGCGGGGTGGGACTGA